One part of the Methylobacterium mesophilicum SR1.6/6 genome encodes these proteins:
- a CDS encoding glycosyltransferase — protein MGGSTEPGEAERFARVAGELTVLRETARVAPRDRRPIAIVVPVYNDWAAFRILAGAIDAVLVEADLYAELIVVDDGSWQPGGAVLAEVAGAARRLRLLPAVLATNLGHQRAIAVGLVQANERAHGYRAVIVMDGDGEDRPEHIPLLVAEAEAHPDSVICARRRRRFEGVRFALGYGMFKAVFRLCTGRRIDFGHYCAIAPAHLPRLVHAPALWSHFAASLLRSGLPLHRVPLDRGQRYAGRSTMNATALIRHGLNAIAVFEDVCLVRLLVLLAGFGCGVVAAMIGVVLVRFCTDLALPGWATNAGGLLLVVLFQAALLAATAAAAHLNRRALPEIVPARDAHWFLLAPATPAHETNDGDAKWPADRRAAS, from the coding sequence GTGGGAGGCAGCACGGAGCCGGGCGAGGCCGAACGGTTCGCACGGGTCGCCGGCGAACTCACCGTCCTGCGCGAGACCGCGCGCGTCGCCCCGCGCGACAGGCGGCCGATCGCCATCGTCGTGCCCGTCTACAACGACTGGGCCGCCTTTCGCATCCTCGCGGGCGCGATCGACGCCGTCCTGGTCGAGGCCGACCTGTACGCCGAACTCATCGTCGTCGACGACGGATCCTGGCAGCCGGGCGGGGCGGTGCTCGCCGAGGTCGCGGGCGCGGCGCGGCGGCTGCGCCTGCTTCCCGCCGTCCTCGCCACCAATCTCGGCCACCAGCGCGCGATCGCGGTCGGGCTCGTGCAGGCGAACGAGCGGGCGCACGGCTATCGCGCGGTCATCGTCATGGACGGCGACGGCGAGGACCGGCCGGAGCACATCCCGCTCCTCGTCGCGGAGGCCGAGGCCCACCCCGATTCCGTGATCTGCGCCCGGCGCCGACGCCGCTTCGAAGGCGTGCGCTTCGCGCTCGGCTACGGGATGTTCAAGGCCGTGTTCCGGCTCTGCACGGGGCGGCGCATCGACTTCGGCCATTACTGCGCGATCGCGCCGGCGCACCTGCCGCGCCTCGTCCACGCCCCGGCCCTGTGGAGCCATTTCGCCGCGAGCCTTCTCCGCTCCGGCCTGCCCCTCCACCGCGTCCCCCTCGACCGCGGCCAGCGCTATGCCGGGCGCTCGACCATGAACGCGACGGCGCTGATCCGGCACGGGCTCAACGCCATCGCCGTCTTCGAGGACGTCTGCCTCGTGCGCCTCCTCGTGCTGCTGGCGGGGTTCGGGTGCGGGGTGGTCGCCGCGATGATCGGCGTGGTGCTCGTCCGCTTCTGCACCGACCTCGCCCTGCCCGGCTGGGCGACGAACGCGGGCGGCCTGCTCCTCGTGGTGCTGTTCCAGGCGGCGCTGCTGGCGGCGACGGCGGCCGCCGCGCACCTCAACCGGCGCGCGCTGCCCGAGATCGTGCCGGCCCGCGACGCGCACTGGTTCCTGCTCGCGCCCGCCACCCCCGCGCACGAGACCAACGACGGAGACGCGAAGTGGCCAGCGGATCGCCGAGCGGCGTCCTGA
- a CDS encoding class I SAM-dependent methyltransferase, whose translation MASGSPSGVLTTPSDYVGGELELFAAARNWKRYWSDVIAPFVGGRVLDVGAGLGATAEVFSERAGIEAWTCLEPDARFAARLATRVEAGGLPARTRVLRGTIQDLTAADRFDTVLYIDVLEHIRDDRGELARAAARLAEGGHLVVLSPAHPFLYAPFDAAIGHERRYTRATLRAAAPEGLRRVRLDYLDAVGFGASLGNRLVLRSAMPNAAQIAAWDRLMVPLSRRLDPWLGFRAGKSVLGIWAR comes from the coding sequence GTGGCCAGCGGATCGCCGAGCGGCGTCCTGACGACGCCCTCCGACTACGTCGGCGGCGAACTCGAACTCTTCGCGGCCGCCCGCAACTGGAAGCGCTACTGGTCCGACGTCATCGCGCCGTTCGTCGGCGGCCGCGTGCTCGACGTCGGCGCCGGGCTGGGCGCCACGGCGGAGGTCTTCTCGGAGCGGGCGGGCATCGAAGCCTGGACCTGCCTGGAGCCCGACGCGCGCTTCGCCGCGCGCCTCGCGACGCGGGTCGAGGCGGGCGGGCTGCCCGCCCGCACGCGGGTGCTGCGCGGAACGATCCAGGACCTCACGGCCGCCGACCGCTTCGACACCGTCCTCTACATCGACGTGCTGGAGCATATCCGCGACGATCGCGGCGAGCTGGCGCGGGCGGCCGCGCGGCTCGCGGAGGGCGGCCACCTCGTCGTGCTCTCGCCGGCCCACCCGTTCCTCTACGCGCCCTTCGATGCCGCGATCGGCCACGAGCGGCGCTACACCCGGGCGACCCTGCGCGCGGCCGCGCCGGAGGGCCTGCGGCGGGTGCGGCTCGACTACCTCGACGCGGTCGGGTTCGGCGCCTCCCTCGGCAACCGCCTCGTCCTGCGGAGCGCGATGCCGAACGCGGCGCAGATCGCCGCCTGGGACCGGCTGATGGTGCCGCTCTCCCGCCGGCTCGATCCCTGGCTGGGATTCCGGGCGGGCAAATCGGTGCTGGGGATCTGGGCGCGATGA